In the genome of Priestia filamentosa, the window GATACTTTCTCTCATAGTCCGACAATTTACGGTCGTCGGGTAGAAACTTGTGGGCCATATCCCCACTATTATACGAGAGTTCGCTTCTTAGAATTTCTATAATCATAGTAACAGCTTACCAAACCTTATGTCAATCAAAAATCGAATGTTTTATATTGTTTTTTATCTATTGTTCGTGTTTTACAGCTTCTTTCCTTCGAAAGTGATTTTTCGTTCTGTTGGAATGCACTCTTTTTTTCCGTTTACTACTTTCTCAGTGAACACTGGTTTCTCAAAGCGCCGTATAGGAGTATATCCTTCCTTTTTCATACGATCAAGACAATCAGAAATTGTCTCGCCTTGTTGTACTTCAAATGTTTTCTTATTCTTACTAGCCAATATAAATCCTCCTTAGAAATTTTCATGGTTCTTATTATAAACGGAATTGAGCAAAGAAAAAACGAGAGAAATAAAATTTCTCTCGTTTTTTCTCACTTATCTAATAAAAAGAGCGATACAACTTTAGCCATTTGTTCACGTGTTGCTCCATTATATGGTTTAAATTTATCACCATACCCTTCTATATACCCAAGTTCTTCAGCTGTCACCACAGCTTTCTTCATTTCACTATCTAAGGTTTT includes:
- a CDS encoding NETI motif-containing protein, whose translation is MASKNKKTFEVQQGETISDCLDRMKKEGYTPIRRFEKPVFTEKVVNGKKECIPTERKITFEGKKL